The DNA window TCTGGTGGAAGCTATTGCCCGACAATGGCACCATGGTGACAATCATCTGCCAGGTGCTGAGGACTAGAAAGATGATCGCGAGCCCACCTAGCATCGCGTAGATGCCCAGGTAATAGCCCAGACGTGCAAAAGGGTCTTTCGCGTTGGCGGCTGCCCACCAGTTGAGCCAGATTGTGGGGAAGGATTGGCAGACAATAAAGGCACAGAtggcaaagacaaagatCAAGCTTGGGATCCAGCCGATGGCGCGGATGTAGTAGAGGTATATTGCCATGTCACCAGTGCGACGACCAGCGTCATCCTTGGCTTCTTCCGAGAGGAGTACCTCTGCATCCAGCAACGCATCAGCCGAAGGTTctgtagaagaagaaacagaggTTTCTTTGCTGTATGTCCAGTTCGCAGACGCTACAGCCGAGCGGGACACGTAGTTGTCTGCTTTGCTTAGATTATCAAAGCTTCCCTGTACGCAGCCTGTACCAGTACCATCGAGGCTGATGATATGGTCCGCGTAGGAAAGTCGATTTGCTACAGCAGTGTCAGCATAAGTATGAGAACGAGGATAGACTGTTCAACGTACCACGAGAAGTCGCCATGATGACGGTTGTATTCGACTGTCGTAGGAGGCCATCAGTGCCGAGTAGGCTGTGGAAGACAGCATTCTCAGTGTGCATATCCAATCCACTGAAGACATCATCCAGGATGATGATTCTCTTTTGTGCGTAGATGGCTCTTGCCAAGCTGACTCGCTGGCTCTGACCTCCGCTGAGAACGATCCCCTTGCTCCCGATCTTACTGAGATCGCCGTTGGGCAGTTGGCCGAGATCTTCTGTCAGAGAGCAAGCCTGTAAGACCTTTTGGTACCAACGTTCGTCGACATGCGAGAAAGCGATGATGCTATCTCGCACAGTGCCGTTCATGTGCCAGGGAGTTTGGTCGCAGTAGGCGATTTCCGAATTCATCACTTGGATAGATCCGGCCATGACTGCCACTTCTCCGAGGAATGCTCTGAGAAGAGTTGACTTGCCGCTGCCCACTGGCCCCACGACAAGGGTAAGGTTGCCTAGTGGTACCTGAGCGGTGATATCACTGAGGATGGGTTTCTGAGTAGGATCATATCCAAAGGCACCTGTCTTGACGACGATACAGTTGCCGTCCAGAGAATCGATCAGGAATGGGCCTCTCTGGGTAGTGTTAGGCTCTTTCTCGGACAATACCGAGTGTTTCTCCTGCTCGCTGCGTAGAGAAACTGAGGTCGATGACCCTTCGCTCGTATTATCATGAGAGATGATTCTGCTATCGACGCGAATGTCTGTGTTGAGGAAAGCCTGTATACGCGCAAAGCTCCCGACAGACCCCATCAAAGAGGACAACGACGTAACAAACGAGGAAATGGGCTCGTTGAGCAGTGCAAACAGTGATAAAGATGTAAACATGCGGTTTATGTCCAGGTTGTTGTCTCCTCCCCGTGACTGGGCGACAAGACTGTATGTTGCAAAGGTCAGGACTGGGGCAAAGATAGGAGCGAGGTATGCTATAGTTTTCTCGTAAGCAAACATTCCATCGAAACTACTTAGAACATGCAAGATATGTACTCACCCAATACCATGTTCCAGATCAACAACCTACGGAATTTGCCGGAAATGCGCAACTCGTCGTTTCGCAGGGCGTGGATACGAGTGCTAAGGACGTCGGTTAGTCCACACATCTTGACGCCCTTCATGCTGCCCAGCATCTGCGAGGTGACGGATATCCTCTTTTCGATGGCTTCTAACCATGCGGCTTGACGAGCCATGACAAAACTGACGGCGATAACAGACCCGATGATGGAGACTAGACACATCCGGGCTTGGGTCAGTACTTTCACTTATCGTTCTCGAAAATGAATAGAGGATGGGTAGACTCACAGATTGCTGCTCCGACGGGAATTAAACACGCAATGCCGAGCTGGCGTCCCAACAAGTAGACTGCGATAACAATCTCAACCAAGTTGGCCCAAACGTCATGCGCAGTGCGCCAGCCCGTGTCGATCCTCTCAATGTCGGCACTCATCAGAGTCAGGGCTGCGCTAgggtcagcagcagcaatactGATATCTGTGGCCTTGTCGAACAAGACCGAGACGAGCTGACCGCGTGCCATGGTGATGGCGCGATACGTCAGGTGTTGATACTGGCCGCTCGTCACCTGTAGCATGAAAAGTTAGTAGGATGCGCCTGTAGTGACAGAGATGCACGTACTGCTAGACCCATGAAGACAAGAAACCATGCGCCTATTAGACCATATCCTTGGTTCATGTCGTCAGAGTCGCTGTCGTTCTCTGCCCATGCGAGGGTAGCAGAGATGAGGAATGGTTGGCAAAAGGTGAAGCCGATGAAGCACAAACGTGGAAAGATGATGGACAGGGTAGGCCACTTCAAGGTCCTCAGGACCGTAAGCATCAGAGCATGGTTTCCTTTCCGAGATGCTATACCAATGTCAGTATCCAGTCAATTGAGGTCTATGGAGCTGGCAGGATAACAGACCTCTAGCCCACGCTGTCTGCAAAAGTTTCTGAAGATACGAAGACTTGAAATGTTTCTCCAGGGGAAACAGCGCCTCAATCTCTAGGTGCTTAGAATAGCCAGAGCGAAACATCGGTATTTGCCAAGAGAAGAACCAGTGCGACAAGACACTACCAGTGACCTCGGGGGGCAAGGCACGGTACTGGGGCCGCAAGAAACGACGCTTCTCGATTGCCTCGACAGCGAGCATGAGAATCTTGATCACAGTCGCTATGAGCGCGGTGATTGCGGCGGGCCGATTGTAACCCTGGAGCCATAGTGTCCGTGTTTGCGCAGCGTCGAAAAGAGCAGAGAAGAGCAGGAAGAGTATGAGCACTGTCGACGGTCGGTACGAATAGACGTGCTCGATGTATGATAGACATAAGATGCCAATTGATGCGACAAAGGATAAGGCAGCAGTCGCGAGAGAAGCTCTGGTGGTGACTGCAGAAGAGCGAGTCCACGAGATGAGAAAGCTGATCTGCGCTGCTAGGAGACCGAGACATAATGTCGTGAGGCTGTTAGTACCCGAGACACGACGCAAGCATATCAATTAACTCACAATTTTACAGTACAGCCAGCGGCTATTTTctaccttgaccttgttcttgtgcAAGAGATACAGAACTCGACATGGGGCAGCGAGAAGCACCAAAGCGGTGATGGGTATAGTGAGGATTGACTCTTCAAAAAGCAGGGTAAAGTCGAAACCGCCTCTACAGCCACCAGCATATGGACCAAAAGAGTCGTCGCACGACAGCGAGACCATGATTGTACCTGGTGTGAGACCAAAGGTTTACAATCTCTAGTCACAAGCAATCAATGTTTGGGGGGAATCGATTAAGGTTGTTTGATCAACGGGGTATCAATCAAACGCTAATCGAGCTGAGAAATCTTTCCCTACTACGTAGTACAATAGAGCCCCTTTGCAAGCTTAGCCGAAGAAATGCTCCACAGACTAAAAAACCAGGATAAATGAAAAAAAAAGCGGAAAAACAAAATGTCATCATAG is part of the Fusarium fujikuroi IMI 58289 draft genome, chromosome FFUJ_chr07 genome and encodes:
- a CDS encoding related to multidrug resistance protein, which gives rise to MVSLSCDDSFGPYAGGCRGGFDFTLLFEESILTIPITALVLLAAPCRVLYLLHKNKVKVENSRWLYSAQISFLISWTRSSAVTTRASLATAALSFVASIGILCLSYIEHVYSYRPSTVLILFLLFSALFDAAQTRTLWLQGYNRPAAITALIATVIKILMLAVEAIEKRRFLRPQYRALPPEVTGSVLSHWFFSWQIPMFRSGYSKHLEIEALFPLEKHFKSSYLQKLLQTAWARASRKGNHALMLTVLRTLKWPTLSIIFPRLCFIGFTFCQPFLISATLAWAENDSDSDDMNQGYGLIGAWFLVFMGLAVTSGQYQHLTYRAITMARGQLVSVLFDKATDISIAAADPSAALTLMSADIERIDTGWRTAHDVWANLVEIVIAVYLLGRQLGIACLIPVGAAIFSIIGSVIAVSFVMARQAAWLEAIEKRISVTSQMLGSMKGVKMCGLTDVLSTRIHALRNDELRISGKFRRLLIWNMVLAYLAPIFAPVLTFATYSLVAQSRGGDNNLDINRMFTSLSLFALLNEPISSFVTSLSSLMGSVGSFARIQAFLNTDIRVDSRIISHDNTSEGSSTSVSLRSEQEKHSVLSEKEPNTTQRGPFLIDSLDGNCIVVKTGAFGYDPTQKPILSDITAQVPLGNLTLVVGPVGSGKSTLLRAFLGEVAVMAGSIQVMNSEIAYCDQTPWHMNGTVRDSIIAFSHVDERWYQKVLQACSLTEDLGQLPNGDLSKIGSKGIVLSGGQSQRVSLARAIYAQKRIIILDDVFSGLDMHTENAVFHSLLGTDGLLRQSNTTVIMATSRANRLSYADHIISLDGTGTGCVQGSFDNLSKADNYVSRSAVASANWTYSKETSVSSSTEPSADALLDAEVLLSEEAKDDAGRRTGDMAIYLYYIRAIGWIPSLIFVFAICAFIVCQSFPTIWLNWWAAANAKDPFARLGYYLGIYAMLGGLAIIFLVLSTWQMIVTMVPLSGNSFHQSLLKTVLNAPMSFFATTDAGVTINRFSQDLQLVDMDLPLSALNTFATFVLCIAEMVLISVGSYYTAIAFPFLFVALWVVQHTYLRTSRQLRFMDLEAKSPLYALFTESVAGLATLRAFGWRDALEKKHHELLDRSQRPFYLLYAAQRWLTLVLDLFVTVIAVLVVVLVTQLRGVLPTGLIGVALVNIIQFSQHLKLLMTFWTTLETHIGAISRIKSFTSDTVSEHEPQETEQPPSIWPSKGQIVFDNVSAGYTPSENVLKGVSVSIEAGQKIGICGRTGSGKSSMVSCLFRMVDLHHGKILVDGLDISTLPREEVRTRLVGVPQDAFLIEGSSVRLNADPAQGLSDAAIEDAMRAVELWDIVAEKGGLDAPIEALHLSHGQKQLFCIARAILRPSPIVVLDEATSSVDSHVDELVQRVIRERFENRTVIAIVHKLQSALEDFDMVAVLDKGELLEFGPPRQLLEQGSENSAFATLYASLGTGDEEAP